Proteins found in one Salvia splendens isolate huo1 chromosome 10, SspV2, whole genome shotgun sequence genomic segment:
- the LOC121750952 gene encoding ribosome-recycling factor-like, with product MAISIRRALLSSRILSRALGIASVRSAQTFSYLNSSSIVNSHDSVVVDGFSSLQATELYQFTSKRGFAKARKRQIKEEKDDSEEEEDDEEEDDDEGVDLGVSVKANALSQMNAAVDALSRELAKLRTGRASAGMLDHIMVEHYGVKTPLNRMAVVSVLDPKTLSVSPFDSTALKEMEKAIMSSPLGLNPNSDSQRLIVPIPPLTKEHMQAVCKVVVKSSEDVKKSIRRARQKALDRIKKAAPKKESKRSDKDKDASKDKAGPSISEDDVKRLEKEIDDLTKKFIKSAEDMCKAKEKEIRGG from the exons ATGGCCATCTCCATTAGACGAGCTCTCCTTTCTTCTAGAATCCTCTCTCGCGCTCTCGGAATTGCATCTGTTCGCTCAGCCCAGACGTTCTCATACTTAAACTCCTCTTCTATCGTTAATTCCCATGATTCTGTTGTTGTCGATGGATTTTCGAGTTTACAAGCGACGGAGTTATATCAGTTTACTTCTAAGAGGGGGTTCGCTAAAGCAAGGAAACGTCAAATTA aggaagagaaagatgattcggaagaagaggaagatgatgaGGAGGAAGATGATGACGAGGGCGTTGATTTAGGGGTCTCTGTCAAAGCAAATGCCCTCTCCCAGATGAATGCAGCAGTTGATGCATTGTCGAGAGAATTGGCCAAATTGCGCACTGGGAGAGCGTCAGCTG GGATGCTTGACCACATTATGGTTGAACATTATGGTGTTAAGACGCCCCTCAACAGAATGGCTGTTGTATCAGTACTGGACCCAAAGACGCTATCTGTTTCTCCTTTTGATTCTACT GCTCTTAAGGAGATGGAGAAAGCCATAATGTCATCTCCTCTTGGCTTAAATCCCAATTCTGACAGCCAACGTTTGATTGTACCAATACCTCC ATTGACCAAGGAGCACATGCAA GCTGTATGTAAGGTGGTTGTAAAATCATCTGAAGATGTGAAAAAAAGCATTAGAAGAGCACGACAAAAG GCACTTGATAGAATTAAGAAAGCAGCTCCAAAGAAGGAATCAAAACGATCTGATAAAGATAAGGATGCCTCAAAGGATAAAGCCGGTCCATCAATATCAGAAGATGATGTGAAAAGATTGGAGAAAGAA ATTGATGACTTGACGAAAAAGTTCATTAAGTCGGCTGAAGATATGTGCAAGGCCAAGGAAAAGGAAATAAGAGGAGGCTGA